One Aegilops tauschii subsp. strangulata cultivar AL8/78 chromosome 7, Aet v6.0, whole genome shotgun sequence genomic window carries:
- the LOC109746261 gene encoding SUPPRESSOR OF GAMMA RESPONSE 1 — MTGTSWLIDSQRIASKIKNVSGSRDLSKQKWLSNPTKECPNCSHSIDNSDVVHQWPGLPKGVKFDPSDQELLGHLLAKHDRAGSQPHPFIDEFIPTVEEADGICYTHPQKLPGVKQDGSVSHFFHRTFKAYNTGTRKRRKINTSDLADVRWHKTGKTKPVMVDGQHLGCKKIMVLYMSTVKGGKPKKTNWVMHQYHLGTGEDEQNGEYVVSKLFFQQQNGQKSALELTNTDVMETTVAEADLTDLPEPTAEEEDERISSISNQEFLLNNEYNADEEALHSHEHNTYQENGDCEIKMEEKAADENAVYPSSEKPEDGDNPPSQDPNLWEGDSQFLLDSQQLAENLAICDEFLQSQTSCGDGDEPGSIKPRLAVYAQLPVEDLKKDLQEYKDLGPSDNANLEPENNAELRLSQLEFSQDSYTIGIFTGQAAD, encoded by the exons GACATCCTGGCTAATTGATAGCCAAAGAATTGCTTCGAAAATAAAAAACGTTTCTGGGTCACGGGATCTCAGTAAACAAAAATGGTTGAGCAACCCAACTAAGGAGTGCCCGAATTGCAGCCACAGCATTGATAACAGTGAT GTTGTTCACCAGTGGCCTGGTTTGCCAAAGGGTGTAAAGTTTGATCCGTCTGACCAGGAATTGCTTGGGCATTTGCTGGCAAAACATGACAGAGCAGGTTCTCAACCTCACCCATTCATCGATGAATTTATTCCAACAGTTGAGGAAGCTGATGGTATCTGTTACACTCATCCACAGAAACTTCCAG GCGTTAAGCAAGATGGAAGTGTATCACACTTCTTCCACAGAACATTTAAAGCATATAACACTGGGACTAGGAAGCGTCGAAAGATCAACACTAGTGATCTTGCCGATGTTCGCTGGCACAAGACAGGCAAGACAAAGCCAGTAATGGTTGATGGACAGCACCTTGGCTGTAAGAAAATAATGGTGCTATATATGAGTACTGTGAAGGGTGGGAAGCCCAAGAAGACTAACTGGGTGATGCATCAATATCATCTAGGCACTGGGGAAGATGAGCAGAATGGGGAATATGTTGTCTCCAAATTATTTTTCCAGCAACAGAATGGGCAAAAGAGTGCATTAGAGCTAACCAACACAGATGTGATGGAAACTACAGTTGCTGAAGCAGATCTTACTGACCTCCCTGAACCAACCGCGGAAGAAGAAGATGAACGTATTAGTAGTATTAGTAACCAAGAGTTTCTTCTTAATAATGAATATAATGCTGACGAGGAAGCCCTTCATAGCCATGAACATAATACTTATCAG GAAAACGGAGATTGTGAAATAAAAATGGAAGAAAAAGCTGCTGATGAAAATGCCGTCTATCCATCCTCTGAAAAACCCGAGGATGGAGATAATCCACCATCACAAGATCCAAACTTGTGGGAAGGTGATTCCCAGTTTCTGTTAGATTCTCAGCAACTAGCAGAAAACTTGGCCATTTGTGATGAGTTCCTGCAGAGTCAGACCTCATGCGGCGATGGAGATGAACCAGGTTCGATCAAGCCTCGCCTGGCAGTTTATGCCCAATTGCCAGTAGAGGACTTGAAGAAAGATCTGCAAGAATACAAGGACTTGGGCCCTTCAGACAATGCAAATCTTGAGCCTGAAAACAATGCTGAACTTCGATTGAGCCAACTC GAATTTTCACAGGACAGCTATACGATTGGAATTTTCACAGGGCAGGCGGCTGATTGA